The window TCCTTTCTTTATCAAGTCGATAACCTGATTATAAAACGCTGATTATTCATCCTCTAATTATTTTTTCTGTCTGCCAAAGCTTTTTCCTATCAAAGCGGTCAACGGCTTTTGAATGATAGGATATAAAACTGTTAAAAGCAGTAAGATCCATAAAGTAATGGCAACCGGTGAAACAAAAAACCTGATCGGTGTCCCCAGCCCCATCCGTAATCCTCTAAAAAGATTGGCTTCAAATTGGGTGCCCAAAACGAGCCCCAGCAGAAAAGCCAGGGGAACGTAGTTGTACTTTTTCATGAAATAGCCCAATATGCCCATCGCTACCATTACACCCATGTCAAATACCAGTTCGTTGGGTGCAAACGCGCCGATAAAGGTCAGCACGGAAACAACCGGAATCAGGATACTCATCTTTACATTCACGACCCGCACGGCCAAATAGGCCAGAAACACACCCGTTATAGCGATGAAAAATGCGGCTGTAAACTGGCTCCATAGCACCGCATAAACAAGTTCCCCGTTGAGCGCAAACAGCTCCGGCCCCATCACCAGTCCGTGATAGCTGAGCGCCACCAGCAAAACAGCTCCAGTCGAACACCCCGGAATCCCAAGTGTCAGCAGCGGAACCAGACTGCCGCCGACCATACCGTTATTGGAAGCATCGGCCGCAATCAGGCCGTTTATGCTCCCTTTGCCAAATTTTTCTTTTTCCTTAATGGAAGAAAATGTAATCGATTGTTGATAGGCAACCGGTGCCGCCACGCTTCCGCCGGCGCCCGGAATAATGCCAATG is drawn from Desulfobacterales bacterium and contains these coding sequences:
- a CDS encoding tripartite tricarboxylate transporter permease — encoded protein: KDVVAESLQQKVTLKGIMQGFKETIKRPVEVIRSSLIGVVIGIIPGAGGSVAAPVAYQQSITFSSIKEKEKFGKGSINGLIAADASNNGMVGGSLVPLLTLGIPGCSTGAVLLVALSYHGLVMGPELFALNGELVYAVLWSQFTAAFFIAITGVFLAYLAVRVVNVKMSILIPVVSVLTFIGAFAPNELVFDMGVMVAMGILGYFMKKYNYVPLAFLLGLVLGTQFEANLFRGLRMGLGTPIRFFVSPVAITLWILLLLTVLYPIIQKPLTALIGKSFGRQKK